Within Triticum dicoccoides isolate Atlit2015 ecotype Zavitan chromosome 1B, WEW_v2.0, whole genome shotgun sequence, the genomic segment tggaaaaattgattctactcttttcactaaaagggttaatggagaattatttgtgtgccaaatttacgttgatgatattatatttggatcaactaaccctcattttagtgagaagtttggaaagcttatgtcggagaagtttgagatgtctatgatgagtgagctcaagttctttcttggtttgcaaatcaagcaaactaagaaagatacctttgtctctcaaacaaagtataccaaggacttgttcaagaagttcaatatacaagaatgcaaaggtatgagtacacccatgcctactagtggacatcttgacttgactaaagatggtgaacccgttgatcaaaaggtttaccgctctatgattggttcattattatatccatgtgcctctcgtcccgatattatgccaagtgtgtgcatgtgtgcacgatatcaagcggtccctaaagaatgtcatcttaaggctgtgaaaaggatagtgagatacttaatacatacaccaaattttggcatttggtatcctaagaggtcttcttttgatcttgttggctactccgattcggactatgccggagacaaggttgatagaaagtccacttcgggtacttgtcaatttcttggtagatctcttgtgtcttggtcctccaagaaacaaaactcgatatccttatccaccgccgaagcggaatacattgccgccggttcatgttgtgctcaattactttgaatgacccaaactcttaaagattatgggatatatgtgaaacatgttcctttgctttgtgacaatgaaagtgctattaagattgctcacaatcccgtgcaacattctcaaactaagcacattgaagttcgtcatcatttcattcgagatcacgttgctaagggtgatattaaccttaagcatgttcgtaccgacaagcaattggcggatatattcactaaaccacttgatgagaaagtgttttgcgggttgagaggtgaattgaacatcattgatgcttcaaacttggagtaggaactccatttggatacatgcaagacataagcctatgactaatccttgatatttctcttatgatgatagtcacatatcttggatatatttgcacccttgcatattatctaacccttgtaggtacttgaagGAAACTAAATCtacgagattgcaactcactcaatcttgagcaatctctacatcaccaagtctctacattacggtggttgaagacaaggaagcttgaaacccttcaaatatatcctttgacaaaattCCTATATCAaagttcatgattgtcattttggatacacaagtgctattccttgcaaggctaactcatgtaggtagatgaactccaattacaagtggtgctaCAAATGAACTACATCAACATTGTGGATCAAGattaacaccaccacccaaggtatgttatttcatcttagagaagctttaccccaagacacgGGTCAAAgaagctcaacaagatgtgaacatcaaaatgcttaaacgaaaaatggcaaccccattttgagcttaaacgatgagtatgacctatgatcaagtgtcttcacttgactcctaagtcaatatgctctaacataggtgacttcatcgccgaccaattctagatgaagttctctagtgcttTCTacttgttcttgcatttgtctcatgcatatttgttcccttttcaaaaaaaaacttcatctagatttcttctcttttatttctgttatgCATATCTCTGcatctaattccttgcaaatcctttaattaattcattgcaaatccttgtcaGATTTTATTTGCTTAGTGAGTTGAGGTGACTAGTGATTTTTCTCTGAACTGAACTCGGACACACCGACTTGcctctttcggtcaaaccgaaacttttcggtgccaccgaagaaaacaactcggtgtaGCCGATCTCAATGCTAAGAAAACACTTTGTCATTTGCATCCTACACATTTTGTTCCaagtccactcgatgattcttctcGTCTACCAGCATCCTTATTTTTtcctgctactttgccatctgacTCAAGGATCAATCCTATCCAatcctattttgactcacactccagggaagacccttcttggaaattgatgtcaaagggggagagagagttcacatcaaagcttaatcatatcaaaaAGGGAAAAGAGTGCTCAATTATCACATCAAGAGAGACCCCGgttgcttggtattcaaagaggagagaatttacatgtctttagaggggaaagacatgttcatgttgtttttgtgtgtgctttgctctgattttctattccctatcttctcccaatatcccatataagattcagggggggCAAGACATATAAGGGAAGAAAatcttcaaattcattgcatatcattacctttggggacatgtttacactcaaatagagtacctagtagtcactctatacatgtcatcccaatcttggtgctCTTGTGGTTTGCTCTTGCTCTGcttagtagatgtttctgtgttgtctaaccttgtttactcaggttcatctcttccaaagctagctcaagaccacaaggtaagtatatgcatcacactcgtgTGCATGAGGatatcttgctgatgtacatattgtttgcaagaaggactcataaaCATGAAGGCGCGTTTCTCATATTCACACCATTTACTCTGATGCATATagtcaagatacatgtaactcattgcttgctctgtcatgattatgcattcacatgaTCTCATGTTTCATATTtatatgattgcatacatgtagggggagcctatgcatgttacatgtccttccaaagctttacttgcctttctctatatctctatctaaaggtttgatgtatgttgtcatcaattacctaaaggggggagattgaaagcacaaatgCTCCCTGAGtgatttggtaattaatgtcaacatatctcttgttggactaatatttttatctagtgtatttcagataagtccaagggtgaagtggcatggacaagaggatgtggaaccccttcaagatgctaaggacaaaggattggctcaagctctaaaggtcaagactctacattttctatttcagtgatccaagatcacattgagtccatagaaaagccaatactattaaaaagggatgaggtgttgcttaatggcttgcttgctcaaagtgcttactgatatgcttcaaagccctcaaccactttcgcatatctccctcaaccactttctcatatccacatatgtcccaaaccaaaagtcaaactcggccccaccgatttgattcatccAGCACCACCgaattcagttgacatagccactgccagaaaccctagtcacttcggtctaaccgatgggatctcggtctcaccgagatgggcttgcaaacttccTGTTATCTATTACaatattttcggtctcaccgagaatatgtaatcggtcacaccgagtttggctaaccaactctctgttttgcttattaccaaatcggtcccaccgagttgtgtaatcggtcaaaccgagatgagattttatcctaacccttgcacatcggttccaccgagttgatcataccgGTCCCAGCGAAATGTCTAACGATCACATTATGaattaaatcggtccgaccgagttttctgattcggtcccaccgagtttggtgaatcatgtgtaacggttagattttgtgtggaggctatatatacccctccaccctctcctcattcgtgaggaaagccatcagaacatgcttacacttccagcattcattttctgagagagaaccacctactcatgtgttgagaccaagatatttcaatccaaccatatgaattttgatctctagccttccccaagttgctttccactcaaatcatctttccatcaaatccaatcctatgagagagagttgagtgttggggagactatcatttgaagcgcaagagcaaggagttcatcaacaacacaccatctattaccttttggagagtggtgtctcctagattggttaggtgtcacttgggagcctccatcaagattgtggagttgaactaagaagtttgtacgggcaaggagatcgcctacttcgtgaagatctaccctagtgaggtaagtccttcgtgggcgatggccatggtgggatagacaaggtttgcttcttcgtggaccctccgtgggtggagccctccgtggactcgcgcaaccattactcttcgtgggttgaagtctccatcaacgtggatgtacgatagcaccacctaccggaaccacgccaagaaactccatgtctccaattgcgtttgtacactccaatcccatccctttactttcttgcaagttgcatgctttactttccgctcctcatatactctttgcatgcttgcttgatatgtattgtgaatggttaaacttgtgcttaaacttcacctcaacttgaaaaatttaaaaactgccaactttgtgtgttgagggtatattcacccccctctagacaccttttCTCGATCCTTTCAAAATGGCACAAGATACAGCATATTAATGAAATTTCGTTCCAATTCACAATCCACACCGAGCACAAATGCTTCCCTAGTACCAGAACCAACAACTACGATGGGCTTGTGACATGGTAGACACTGCTAGCACGTGTTCTGGGGTACATATGAGATGACTACGACACCACCCGCACCGGGGATGCCCGTTATCCCATTATCCGTTTAGCTATCAGGTGGAGGGCCCAACGAGGCTAAAATTCATAACTTCTCCACAACTTTGTTTTAACTTGCTTTATGATATATCTAAGTAGAAATAAGTACAGCCGTTCATACAAATGATGCTGATCTGATAGAAAATGAGTTATAGAAGGATTACACAAATGCAAGGTTAGAACAAAAATTCATGCTTTTAAAGTTTAGACACACAGGCACACCAATAGCATGTacatgagtatgagcaagtcagggAGTGGGGTTGGGAAAGCATTCCCATCCATATCGACAGCAGGAACAAATCATCCCAATGCGCTAGACTCGTTTGCCATCCTCCCCAAACATTCACCACAAAGCAAATAATGTAGTACTACAGCGACAGCGGGAACAAATCATCACAATTCGCTAGACTCGTTTGCCATCCCTCCCCAAACATTCACCAGAAAGCAAATAATGTAGTACTACATTGACAAACTCAATAAACATTTAAGCAGAAAAACACGAAAATATGTTCTCAGACTTGCAACTGGAAAAACAGAGCACGTGGACTGTATAGTTTAAACATATGTTGAATAACTATTAGTCTTATGGAATTCCCAAACGTTAAGTAGCCAAAAGTGAGACCCCAAAAACAGAGCTTTCTATGTGTAGTCTGTGAGGGGAAGCTATTCACCTGATTCATAAATTTTGCAGTGAAGGATATGCCAAATTTTGTGGGAACCATAGCAATGCCTCGCTTCCTCCAACGATTTTCACTGTTAAAAACATTTACAGCTTTGCGAGCCTCCAAAATATTACAAGATGCCTTCAGTTCATCCCAAACCGAATGCATTGTACAATTCTGGAGCAACTGGCCATAATAAAGCTCAGTTCCCTCACTTTGGAAATTAAGTTCCTGTAAACAGTATATTAGTTAACCAACAATGGTGTGACAAGGCTAGCACCATCCACTAAGCTGTGCATGCTTACTTTTATCTCCTCTGGACTCTGCTTGAGTTCTGTAGCCATGTGATGAATCCAATTCTCTGCAATCAACATGCCTTGTGGACCACCAAAACCTCTAAAAGCAGTATTGCTTGGGAAATTTGTAAAGCATACTTTCCCACTGACTCTGATATTTGGTATAGCGTACACATTTTCCGAATGGAAAACAGCACGCTCCAAGACTGCAAGGGACAGATCTAGTGAGTTACCACCGTTGTTGTAAATTTCGAGATCTAAGGCCTGTATCTTCCCGTCATTGGTAAATCCAAGCTGAAAGATCAACCATAGTTAGGTAGAATACAAAAAAGGAAAGTGAAGTTCAGTAGTAGTCATATCAGAGCTAAGCATCCACTTGTTATTGTCCCCAATTGACTTCAACATTACATGACAGTGGTCCAGTGTATTTACTGGTTATCACTTAGCATTCAGATTTATCTTTCAAATCTCAAGAAATGATGCATATGGAGATATTGAGTCCTTCAGAACCAATCAACCAAGTTGCTGAGATTATTTGCTATAAACTTAGCAAACTCCAGTCATCAAACTCACAGTATTAACTATCAGACTGAAACGGATGTACTGTTTCAACTCCATACCTTATATTTCCCTAGGAAACTGTGCCTCTGTCCAGTCGTTATCATGTCAACGTCCCTGTCCAAAACAATCTTTACTGGCCTTCTTAGACAATAGGAAGCTACAGATGCCGCGGCAGCAAATATTGCTGATCTAGTTTCTTTTCCACCAAATCCGCCACCAATACGCTTAGTCTTGCAAACAACTTTTGATAGTGGAAGACCAAGAGCATTAGCGACATACTTCTGATGCTTCTGGGGAGCCTTCAGATAAAGAACATTTAGTCAAATAAGAGTATAAGACCGACTACACATGTCATGTTGAACAAAACATGACATAGGACACCAGTAGCAAGAGACAAGTGCCTCACAAATAAGGGCAGGAAAGGCAATACTACTAACCTACAAACTATAGCGAAATATACACCATTTAATGTGTTTAGTATGACATTGTTATGTTAGTGCTCCACATCCATCGTATTAAATAATGTCATACTTGTTTCTTGTATTTATTTGCATGTTCCCCGTGAATCACTGATAATTTTCTAAACCTAAAGTTTGACAGATAACTAAAAAAAAGTTTGTCAGCACCACCTTAACCAGCTCGGCAACTTCCACGTGGCCTGGATGAATGGCGGGTGATGGATTTGGGACCACGTAATGACTAGCAGCAGCATGTTGTGTTCACACTGAAATAACATCAAGCTGAAACCTGCCAAGGTCTGAACCAAGACAGCACTCAACCTTTGGACACACTTCTCTTTGACGAAAGAACGCAGTGATGAGCCTTGGGTAGATGTGATGCACATGAGGCTtaatttatactccctctgttcggttGTGTTAGGCCGGTAAGCACATCTAGGTAATCCCTGTTTGTAAGGTAATAGTTACgatactctcacccttccatgtGGTAAGATTTCATGCCCCCATGGGCTGAAAAATCCAGGCCCAAATCGACTTGAATCCACCGATTTGGCCATCAACAAacccgaacagagggagtactgaAGATTACTGTGATCGAGTCATTAGGTGATTAAGGACTACATAATATACAAATTCTTAGAAGTGAAGGCTACTGCGAAAATGAAAAGCAAAGCCTACTGCGAAAATTGAATGCACCAGATACTGGGCCATAGCCTACAACAAGCAGAAACACTAGTTGCAGTGGATCCCACCACCTCTACCCCTGCCTCTTAACCTGGCATGTTAGAAGAGTAGAAAGTGAGATGTTTCCCCTGCCCCGCATACTGATGTCCAGTAGGGTATTACTTTGCAATATCTCCAGGCAAGAGAAAGGTTCATACTCCTTTTATTTCTGGAGTACTTATACATTTGTGAAGAAGCTATAACTCTGGGAGCATGAAATCAACATGCAATTCACATTGTAAATTCAAAACTAAAGAACAGAGCATACTTGCGTAGATGATATCATATGAATTTCATTtccagaatcaactggccagacAAAAGTGCATTGAGGTTCCATGTAGAAGTGCTCTTGACCCCCGACTCGAATTTCTCCTTCTATAATTTTATCGCATGTATTGGATGCAAAACATTGGTCAACATCCCCATTTGAAAGGCATCTTGTGGTATTGGGATGAAAGCTACCAGCTTTGACAGCTTCCGATATTGAGAGGATTGCTGGCAGCTCAGAATACTCGATATTTACTTTATTTGCAGCAACTTTTGCGTTATCATGGGTATCTGCCACAACAATTCCAATAATCTGCCAATGAGAAGAGAAAGGTGTAACTGAAAACTTAACAAAAAGTGCGGGATTCCCCACCTCCCAAATCATATCAAAACTTGTATGCCTAAAATATCAGATCTAGCAGATATACCTGGCCAACACAAGTAACAATATCAGATGCAAaaacctcctcgtcatggataattGGCCCAATATGGTTGGAACCAGGCACATCTTTTGAAAGAAAGAGACCAGCAAACCCAGGGGAACATTTGGCAACTGAATCGTCGATAGACAAAATGCGAGCATGAGCCTTCTTACTCAGCACCAGAGCGGCATGTAAGTTATTCGGGGGTGTTGGTGTGTCATCAACATATTCTGCCTCACCAGTGACCTAGCATATTGGATTGAGAGATCAAGCAAGTCAAAAAATAAAGTATAGTTTCCTTTTTGctgtttcttttctgttttttttctttgctCCATTTGGAGTTTGGTTGTATTTTTGCGGCACTTGTAACAAAAAAAGGTGCACATTTGGATGTTTGCTCCAAAAAAAAAAATTGTTACAGCGTAGGACAAATAATTATCCAGTAGTGGAGGAAGCTACAACAACATAGCACGTTTCTTAGTTCAAGGCTCGTCCGTATTTATTTATTTGTGCCTTTTACAAGAAGGTTGATCCCACGTGAGAGTAAGAGTATGTGTTCACTTATAACTTTTGCAGCTGGTTCTGcatatgagtaagtgtgcaaacgtTATTTGTGCCTCTTGCAACATTGATGGTCCTGCTTGCGAGTATATTGCATTTATTAGTTGTGACTTTTACAAGATTGTTAGCCTGTAAGTAAGAATGCTGAGAGGAGTGAACTCACCACCAACTCCAATCTTTATAAGTAGAAAGGTAAATACTACAAGGTTAATAATACCTGAAGAATAGCTGACATATGAACCATTGGTTGTCCCACAGCAGTTCCTTGCCCTACTGATTCATAACCTTGAGCTCCAATAGAAACAGGTCTAGTGTAAGACTGTATAGCTGACATATTAGCTGCATCCAGCCCAACCTTCGATAACCCTTTAATGTTCATCTCATGCGTAACATAAAGGAAAAATTTGAAAAAGAAACTCAAAGTGAGTGAACTGCGAAATTCAACCATTCCACCTGGTGCATTCTCTGCTAGTGGGATGTCCTCTTTTAATAAATTAAAGGTCTCATCCAGCAATCCATCATCCAACTTCTTTCCAACAAGGAATTTTTCAGTTTTTGCAGCAGTAAGTGGAACCGCAGCTACCCCTCCGTAGACAATAGAGACATCAGATACTATCCAGTTTCCTTCAGCTTCTGTTATATGCATACGCATTCCAGCATTCACCAAAGCAATGTCATCCTCCCTTCTATGTGCCTGTTTAAATTCTTTTACATATTCATATGGTCTTGTCCATGGTAGTATAACAGAGAGCAATACTTCATCAGCCTTTAAATCAACTTTGCGATAGCCAAGAAAGAAATCTTTTGCAGCAGTAGTCCTAACATTATTGTTGACATCAATTATCTGGAAATTTGCACAAGTGGCCATCCAAAGTGGGTTTAGATCTGATATTGGACTAGCAGTACAAATATTACCACCAACAGAAGCAACATTCCTGATTTGTGTTCCTGCAAACCATTTTAACTGCCGTAGTATTGCGTGGCAAGACGAAGTTTCATGAGAACCACGCTCCGCAATAACATTTTTGAGGAACTTCTGGAGCTGTGCGAGTCTAACTGCAGAACCAATGTGTAAGCCATGTTCTTCCACTTTGAGGGTATGAAGTTCTGGAACATGGGTAACTGAGATCATGACCTTATATTGAGCATTCTTGAACTTTGTTTCAACTCCCACTTCGGAGTTACCAATGATAAGTTTTGCATCTGGGTAGCAAGATCTCAAGTACAGTAGCTGCTCTAATTTAAGAGGTCTATACCATCTGATCCCATTAAACCCATTCAATTTAAGTGGCATAAATTTTCTCAACTGCAGTTCTGGGGGGAAAATGAGCTCCTTCTCGCTGTATGAATTTCCATCGATTTCGTTGTATGAACAAGGTAAGTAGACTTTCACGGAAGACAATGTTGAAGATTCATTAGCATTGACATCTGTCTCATTTCTGCATGAACATGGCTTTCCAGTTGAAGGGCAGATAGCTTGGCCATTAGCATTTTCTGAAGGTGAAGCTGTGTACAAGGAATCATCCGTTTTTGCAAAGACGCGGAAGGCATCTATTATTGGTCTGTAGCCAGTACAGCGACACAAATTTCCTGCAAGGCTATCTTCAATCTGCTCTTCAGTAGGAGGATGTTTACTTGATCTCAGCAGTGCATACATGGACATCACAAAACCAGGGGTGCAAAATCCACATTGTGAACCATGTGCCTCGGCTAAACGTTCCTGTAATGGACATACAGCATCACGAGAAAGGCAAATAGATACAAATGGATGTAGGGAACTGATGAAAGTAATGTTGCTCAATATTTCACTTAATTTTTCCCAGCATACAGAAGGCTGTAGAAACTTAACACAGCACGGACATGTGACAGCTTTATAGTTTATACATGACCACATTTTCAATAAATGGATTTCAAGTAATAAACTCTAGACAGTAACTCGTTTAGTGAGAGGGTAGGTTTTTTGTTAGGGCGTGTACAATGGTGCTATTTTAGCAATGCCACCTAAGATAATTGCTGAGTTGGAGAAGAGAGAAATGAGAAAAAAGACTTACCTTCCCTtagctaagagcatctctagtccATCCCCCAAAAGCTAAATATGGGGGAAATTTTCTGGTTTGGGGAATTAAGCACTAGCTAGTCCATCCCCCAAAATCTACACCTCTAGCCCATTTTTGCTCCAAAGAAGGGCAAGTCTCAGCAAATTGGGGCAGCCCATTCATCCCTCTCGGCCATTGTACCCATTGTactgttatggatgcaacttgatTGTATTGAAGGACCACGGGGCATATGTATATTACACAAGACTTGGGGTacaaggaaaggaaacatagtctaATAGGACTCCTTGACCTAATACTAATACTCCTTAACATGTACAAGATGTCATCTCTTAGTTACATAGGAGAATTTTCTAGTATGAATGTATGATCCCATAAATTTAGGAGTAACACCAACATACAATCCATTGCATAATATCTTTGTTTGTCTTCTCTAAATGATATGCATGGTAGATAAGGCTGTCTTATCAacgattgtacatgcccttagtccACTTGACATCTTTGGAGAGTGGAGAGACTTGACCTGATTGCATAATATGGTGTATTCATATAATAAAAAACATAACCTATCAAAATAGAAATATATATTTTTCCTGTACTAAGCGTAGCTAATTCATCATTTGATCTACTCAATATTCCTACCATGCCAAATTGAGCTGCTTTAGTTGTGCTCACCAAGTTCTGCAACTTTTGTTAGTCATATTTTACCCCCTTTTTTTTGCGACATTAGTCATATTTTACCTGGATACTAGTCTTACAGTAAATAGTATATCGGTGTGTCAATTATTTTATAACATTGTCATCCTTGTATCAAGCTAAATGGGTTAATGTCACATGTCAGAATCAGACCTGATGATGTTCTCAAAAACAGAATCAGACCACCACACCTGACCTACTGCGTATACATGGATAGGTTTTACTGCTATAGAATCTTAACCTTTTTCAGTACGTTTTAATCAACAGAATACAGTATTATCATAAAAGAATTTAAATATTCCACATTCATCATTTCACTAGCCAGCATGGGAAAAAAAATACTACCTTCTACCTTGGTAGTCAGGATCATATCGGTAACAGATGTAGCTGCCACAAGTCATACAAAAACAGTGCATCACCTGGACTGGGTGCAAACCTCGCTGGCGATCTCCAATTCCCTCTACTGTGATTATGTGCATTCCTTCCAAAGAATAAAGTGGAGCCAGGCAGGCGTTTATTGCATAATGCCTACATAAAGTAAGTAAATTATTTGGGCCTAAATGGAGCTCAAATTCAAGGAATAGGCAATAGCCACAAAAGATACATGGCAGTTAATATACAGGATTTACATTCGCCACTCAAAAATGGCTCATTAGCAATGCACGCCACTATACCCTTTAAACACCACAGGTTAAGAAATGCATGCAAGCTACAGTATGCAAATGCATGTTGTGTTTCAGCTGGAAGAAAACGGAATGAATAAGGGTGAATGTACTGCAGAATCTATTTCCATTGCTATGTGGCCCACAGTTTTTTTAGGATTGTTTGGTTGGCGGATCCAAGtagaatggaatggaatggttcCACCTCAGTGTTTTCCACGAAGAATGGAATTATTCCAGATTTTGTTTGATTGGAGGGATGGGATAGAACGGGATGGTTCCATTATGtgtttggttggagggatgggatggaataaatattttttttgaggatttttcttttttgaggaatgGGAGAATAAATATGGTTCAAGGCGCGTCGTGTATAGAAATAGCGAGATTACCTCTAGCATTTGCAAATTTGCATATGTATAAATTTCAGCAACAGCTCATTTGCATTGTCAGCAACATTTATTCGGTTTTCCAGAAACAGTAACTCAAATTAGATAGAATGAGTATGACATCACTTGTTGAAGAAATATGATTCTCACTGTGATTTCTTTGTAGTTTGATCATAGCATGAGACCATGACAGTGCAGGCACCACAACCGCCTTCACCACATCCAAGCTTTGTTCCTCGAAGACCGATATCTACAATACATAGCTACAGAGAAATTAGGAAGTAGTTTGCAAAGCACCAAATATAAATGATGCAAGTATGTGTTACGTTATATCTTGAAGGCTTGAAGCTGACAAATGCAGCAGTCTACGACCCCAACGGATGCTCTTGAACTGCTCACAAGAAGGTGGTCGCTGACTATGATGATGCTATAGCGTCCATCGAGGCTCAGTTTGCTGCCTACAAGACATGGGCGGAGGAGGATAGTTGTGCCTCCACTATTCTCAGTTTCTAAGCAACGTGGTTGTTCTTTCTTAGGCACAGTTGATGCGGGCACGTGTTCGTGATCACTACGAGCCCCCTCTATGTACCTCGCTGCTATGCGACAAGAGCAGTGGTTGAATCAGAGTGATGCAACGGGTGATGACTTCTTATTACCCAGCTGTCCTCGGCGTGACATCAGATTGACTCTCTTGGACTGGAGGTTGGACAAATCTACTAGTGCTCTGAATGTCAGCACTCTCACTTGGAGCTTCATTGCATCTACAATTTCTTGACACATCTTTGGGCTGAGTTTCAACAGTTTCATGCTCAGCTGCTAGCTCACCACCCTTGTGAGTCTGTTGAGGCCCTTGAAGCTATTCATATGCATACCGGGCTTTACAGCGTGAGTCTGCTTCTTTATCCTTCAGTTCTGGCTGTCTGGGCTCCACCTCCTGCATCTAGTATGACACCCTCCACTGTCCGTACACCACCAGGCCTTGGTGGTGGTTCTCTTTAGCGCTAGAAAGTTTGTCTTGTGCAACTTCATCTTCATCAA encodes:
- the LOC119337084 gene encoding xanthine dehydrogenase-like isoform X2; translation: MSMYALLRSSKHPPTEEQIEDSLAGNLCRCTGYRPIIDAFRVFAKTDDSLYTASPSENANGQAICPSTGKPCSCRNETDVNANESSTLSSVKVYLPCSYNEIDGNSYSEKELIFPPELQLRKFMPLKLNGFNGIRWYRPLKLEQLLYLRSCYPDAKLIIGNSEVGVETKFKNAQYKVMISVTHVPELHTLKVEEHGLHIGSAVRLAQLQKFLKNVIAERGSHETSSCHAILRQLKWFAGTQIRNVASVGGNICTASPISDLNPLWMATCANFQIIDVNNNVRTTAAKDFFLGYRKVDLKADEVLLSVILPWTRPYEYVKEFKQAHRREDDIALVNAGMRMHITEAEGNWIVSDVSIVYGGVAAVPLTAAKTEKFLVGKKLDDGLLDETFNLLKEDIPLAENAPGGMVEFRSSLTLSFFFKFFLYVTHEMNIKGLSKVGLDAANMSAIQSYTRPVSIGAQGYESVGQGTAVGQPMVHMSAILQVTGEAEYVDDTPTPPNNLHAALVLSKKAHARILSIDDSVAKCSPGFAGLFLSKDVPGSNHIGPIIHDEEVFASDIVTCVGQIIGIVVADTHDNAKVAANKVNIEYSELPAILSISEAVKAGSFHPNTTRCLSNGDVDQCFASNTCDKIIEGEIRVGGQEHFYMEPQCTFVWPVDSGNEIHMISSTQAPQKHQKYVANALGLPLSKVVCKTKRIGGGFGGKETRSAIFAAAASVASYCLRRPVKIVLDRDVDMITTGQRHSFLGKYKLGFTNDGKIQALDLEIYNNGGNSLDLSLAVLERAVFHSENVYAIPNIRVSGKVCFTNFPSNTAFRGFGGPQGMLIAENWIHHMATELKQSPEEIKELNFQSEGTELYYGQLLQNCTMHSVWDELKASCNILEARKAVNVFNSENRWRKRGIAMVPTKFGISFTAKFMNQAGALVQVYTDGTVLVTHGGVEMGQGLHTKIAQVAASSLDIPLNCVFISETSTDKVPNASPTAASASSDLYGAAVLDACQQIKARMEPIASRGNHKSFAELAQACYMERVDLSAHGFYITPDIGFDWIAGKGSPFNYFTYGAAFAEVEIDTLTGDFHTRTADIVMDLGYSINPAIDIGQIEGAFIQGLGWAAMEELKWGDDNHKWIRPGHLFTCGPGSYKIPSVNDIPLNFKVSLLKGVPNPRAIHSSKAVGEPPFFLASAVLFAIKDAIAAARAEEGHLDWFPLDNPATPERIRMACVDSITKKFASVYYRPKLSV